A single window of Caldicellulosiruptor bescii DSM 6725 DNA harbors:
- a CDS encoding glycoside hydrolase family 44 protein: MRVKTKMGKKWLSILCTVVFLLNILFIANVTNLPKVGAATSNDGVVKIDTSTLIGTNHAHCWYRDKLETALRGIRSWGMNSVRVVLSNGYRWTKIPASEVANIISLSRSLGFRAIVLEVHDTTGYGEDGAACSLAQAVEYWKEIKSVLEGNEDFVIINIGNEPYGNNNYQNWINDTKNAIKALRDAGFKHTIMVDAPNWGQDWSNTMRDNAQSIMEADPLRNLVFSIHMYGVYNTASKVEEYIKSFVEKGLPLVIGEFGHQHTDGDPDEEAIVRYAKQYKIGLFSWSWCGNSSYVGYLDMVNNWDPNNPTPWGQWYKTNAIGASSVPTSTPTPTPTATPTATPTPTPTPSSTPVAGGQIKVLYANKETNSTTNTIRPWLKVVNTGSSSIDLSRVTIRYWYTVDGDKAQSAISDWAQIGASNVTFKFVKLSSSVSGADYYLEIGFKSGAGQLQAGKDTGEIQIRFNKSDWSNYNQGNDWSWMQSMTSYGENVKVTAYIDGVLVWGQEPSGATPTPTATPAPTVTPTATPAPTPTPTPTPTATPTPTPTPTPTPTATPTPTPSSTPVAGGQIKVLYANKETNSTTNTIRPWLKVVNTGSSSIDLSRVTIRYWYTVDGDKAQSAISDWAQIGASNVTFKFVKLSSSVSGADYYLEIGFKSGAGQLQAGKDTGEIQIRFNKSDWSNYNQGNDWSWMQSMTSYGENVKVTAYIDGVLVWGQEPSGATPTPTATPAPTSTSTPTPTVTPTPTPTPTATPTPTATSIPLPTVSPSSAVIEIAINTNKDRSPISPYIYGANQDIGGVVHPARRLGGNRLTGYNWENNFSNAGNDWYHSSDDYLCWSMGISGEDAKVPAAVVSKFHEYSLKNNAYSAITLQMAGYVSKDNYGTVSENETAPSNRWAEVKFKKDAPLSLNPDLNDNFVYMDEFINYLINKYGMASSPTGIKGYILDNEPDLWVSTHPRIHPNKVTCKELIDKSVELAKVIKTLDPSAEVFGYASYGFMGYYSLQDAPDWNQVKGDHRWFISWYLEQMKKASDSYGKRLLDVLDLHWYPEARGGNIRVCFDGENDTSKEVAIARMQAPRTLWDPTYKTSVKGQITAGENSWINQWFSDYLPIIPNIKADIEKYYPGTKLAISEFDYGGRNHISGGIALADVLGIFGKYGVYFAARWGDSGSYAAAAYNIYLNYDGKGSKYGNTNVGANTNDVENMPVYASINGQDDSELHIILINRNYDRKLPAKISITSSKNYTKAEIYGFDSNSPTVRKMGSVDNIENNVLTLEVPNLTVFHIVLYSTSVQTK, from the coding sequence ATGAGAGTAAAAACAAAAATGGGGAAGAAATGGTTGAGTATACTATGTACAGTTGTTTTTTTATTGAACATTTTGTTTATAGCAAATGTAACGAATTTACCCAAAGTTGGTGCGGCTACATCTAATGATGGAGTAGTGAAGATAGATACTAGCACATTAATAGGAACAAATCACGCACATTGCTGGTACAGAGATAAACTTGAGACGGCATTGCGAGGAATAAGGTCATGGGGTATGAACTCTGTGAGGGTAGTGTTGAGTAATGGCTATCGATGGACGAAGATACCAGCAAGTGAAGTAGCAAATATTATATCATTGTCAAGAAGTCTTGGATTCAGAGCCATTGTATTAGAAGTTCACGACACGACAGGATATGGTGAGGACGGTGCAGCATGTTCATTGGCGCAAGCAGTAGAATATTGGAAAGAGATAAAGAGTGTGTTAGAAGGCAATGAGGATTTTGTTATAATAAACATTGGTAATGAGCCGTATGGGAACAATAACTATCAAAACTGGATTAATGACACGAAGAATGCTATAAAAGCGCTAAGGGATGCAGGGTTCAAGCACACGATAATGGTTGATGCACCGAACTGGGGGCAGGATTGGTCTAATACTATGAGAGACAATGCCCAGAGCATAATGGAAGCAGATCCGCTGCGCAATTTGGTATTTTCGATTCATATGTACGGTGTATACAATACAGCGAGCAAGGTAGAAGAATATATCAAGTCATTTGTGGAGAAAGGGCTGCCATTAGTTATTGGGGAGTTTGGGCATCAGCATACAGATGGTGACCCTGACGAGGAAGCTATTGTCAGGTATGCAAAACAATACAAGATAGGACTTTTTAGCTGGTCTTGGTGTGGCAATTCGAGCTATGTAGGGTACTTGGACATGGTAAACAATTGGGACCCCAATAATCCAACTCCATGGGGGCAATGGTATAAAACTAATGCGATTGGTGCCTCTTCAGTACCTACTTCAACACCAACACCGACACCAACTGCTACACCAACAGCAACGCCAACACCAACACCGACGCCGAGCAGCACACCTGTAGCAGGTGGACAGATAAAGGTATTGTATGCTAACAAGGAGACAAATAGCACAACAAATACGATAAGGCCATGGTTGAAGGTAGTGAACACTGGAAGCAGCAGCATAGATTTGAGCAGGGTAACGATAAGGTACTGGTACACGGTAGATGGGGACAAGGCACAGAGTGCGATATCAGACTGGGCACAGATAGGAGCAAGCAATGTGACATTCAAGTTTGTGAAGCTGAGCAGTAGCGTAAGTGGAGCGGACTATTATTTAGAGATAGGATTTAAGAGTGGAGCTGGGCAGTTGCAGGCTGGTAAAGACACAGGGGAGATACAGATAAGGTTTAACAAGAGTGACTGGAGCAATTACAATCAGGGGAATGACTGGTCATGGATGCAGAGCATGACGAGTTATGGAGAGAATGTGAAGGTAACAGCGTATATAGATGGTGTATTGGTATGGGGACAGGAGCCGAGTGGAGCGACACCAACACCGACAGCAACACCAGCACCGACAGTGACACCGACAGCAACACCAGCACCAACACCAACCCCGACCCCAACACCAACTGCTACACCAACGCCAACACCGACTCCAACACCAACACCAACTGCTACCCCAACACCGACGCCGAGCAGTACACCTGTAGCAGGTGGACAGATAAAGGTACTGTATGCTAACAAGGAGACAAATAGCACAACAAACACGATAAGGCCATGGTTGAAGGTAGTGAACACTGGAAGCAGCAGCATAGATTTGAGCAGGGTAACGATAAGGTACTGGTACACGGTAGATGGGGACAAGGCACAGAGTGCGATATCAGACTGGGCACAGATAGGAGCAAGCAATGTGACATTCAAGTTTGTGAAGCTGAGCAGTAGCGTAAGTGGAGCGGACTATTATTTAGAGATAGGATTTAAGAGTGGAGCTGGGCAGTTGCAGGCTGGTAAAGACACAGGGGAGATACAGATAAGGTTTAACAAGAGTGACTGGAGCAATTACAATCAGGGGAATGACTGGTCATGGATGCAGAGCATGACGAGTTATGGAGAGAATGTGAAGGTAACAGCGTATATAGATGGTGTATTGGTATGGGGACAGGAGCCGAGTGGAGCGACACCAACACCGACAGCAACACCAGCACCAACATCGACATCGACGCCAACACCGACAGTAACACCAACCCCGACCCCAACACCAACTGCTACACCAACACCCACGGCAACGTCAATTCCATTACCAACAGTATCACCATCGTCGGCTGTTATTGAAATAGCAATAAATACAAATAAAGATAGGTCACCAATTAGCCCGTACATTTATGGTGCAAACCAGGATATTGGAGGTGTAGTTCATCCTGCAAGAAGGTTAGGTGGAAACAGACTAACAGGATACAATTGGGAAAACAACTTTTCAAATGCGGGGAACGATTGGTATCATTCAAGTGACGATTATTTGTGCTGGAGCATGGGAATTTCTGGTGAAGATGCGAAGGTTCCAGCAGCAGTGGTATCTAAATTTCATGAGTATTCCCTTAAAAATAATGCTTATTCTGCTATAACTTTGCAAATGGCAGGATATGTGTCAAAAGATAATTATGGTACTGTTAGTGAAAATGAAACAGCTCCATCTAACAGGTGGGCAGAGGTAAAATTTAAGAAGGATGCTCCTTTATCTTTGAATCCAGACTTGAATGATAACTTTGTTTATATGGATGAATTCATAAATTATTTGATAAACAAATACGGAATGGCTTCTTCACCTACCGGGATAAAAGGGTATATACTTGATAATGAGCCTGATTTGTGGGTCTCAACACATCCCCGTATACATCCTAATAAGGTCACATGCAAAGAGTTGATTGATAAATCTGTTGAACTGGCAAAAGTTATAAAAACCCTTGATCCATCAGCTGAAGTTTTTGGATATGCATCATATGGGTTTATGGGTTATTATAGTCTCCAAGATGCGCCTGATTGGAACCAAGTTAAAGGAGATCATAGATGGTTTATAAGCTGGTATCTGGAACAGATGAAAAAAGCATCAGACAGTTATGGAAAAAGATTATTAGATGTGCTTGATTTACACTGGTATCCAGAAGCACGAGGTGGAAATATTCGCGTGTGCTTTGATGGCGAAAATGACACATCAAAAGAAGTTGCTATAGCTAGGATGCAAGCTCCAAGAACACTATGGGACCCGACCTACAAAACATCAGTGAAAGGGCAAATTACAGCTGGTGAGAACAGCTGGATAAACCAGTGGTTTTCAGATTATTTGCCTATAATTCCAAACATAAAAGCGGACATAGAGAAATATTATCCTGGTACAAAACTTGCTATTAGCGAATTCGATTATGGCGGTCGAAATCATATTTCAGGGGGAATTGCTTTAGCTGATGTGCTCGGTATATTTGGTAAATATGGAGTGTACTTTGCAGCAAGATGGGGCGATTCTGGTAGTTATGCAGCAGCTGCATATAACATTTATCTTAATTATGATGGAAAAGGCTCAAAATATGGCAATACAAATGTAGGTGCTAATACAAATGATGTTGAAAATATGCCAGTTTATGCTTCAATAAATGGACAGGATGATTCTGAACTTCATATTATACTAATAAACAGAAACTATGACAGAAAATTGCCTGCGAAGATCAGCATTACAAGTTCAAAAAACTATACAAAAGCAGAAATTTATGGTTTTGATAGCAATAGTCCTACTGTTAGAAAAATGGGAAGTGTGGATAATATCGAAAACAATGTTTTAACTCTTGAGGTACCTAATTTAACAGTTTTCCATATCGTTTTATATTCAACCTCAGTACAAACTAAATAA
- a CDS encoding peptidylprolyl isomerase, with protein sequence MNKKNLFLVVGILLISIILSLFIFKDKIASIIDDHRVVLEVNGEQVTKREYKIRFNALKENAIQFSSRTDILDQVFNGKTYRELLKDELFTILTEELLCLQEARKRNINLTKQEEEEIKKYIQELKANEEMRGYFNQYLRKIDSDENHFYRDLYKTRLINKLYSSITSKTTVSDSEIVNYYNTNKNQFKKRKIIDIFLKVENEEEDARKREIANKIVSELKKGENFEKLVKKYSEDDSASTTKGIIDYFRKGEKEAEYGSVFEEEVFKLAVGQISNVIKTVKGYHIVKVLDEKYMPLDEVKEEIQSKLMKQKKDEAFRLYIENLKKLSKINVYKDRTKDL encoded by the coding sequence ATGAATAAAAAGAATCTATTTTTGGTAGTAGGTATATTGCTTATTTCAATTATCTTGTCGTTGTTTATTTTTAAGGATAAAATAGCGAGTATAATTGATGATCATAGGGTAGTGTTAGAGGTAAATGGAGAACAAGTTACCAAAAGAGAGTACAAAATAAGGTTTAATGCCCTGAAAGAGAATGCAATTCAATTTTCATCACGTACAGACATCTTGGATCAGGTGTTTAACGGAAAAACATATAGAGAGTTATTGAAAGATGAGTTGTTCACAATTTTAACAGAAGAATTGTTGTGCCTACAAGAAGCTAGGAAAAGAAATATTAATCTCACAAAACAAGAAGAAGAAGAAATAAAAAAATATATTCAAGAGCTTAAGGCAAATGAGGAAATGAGAGGTTATTTTAACCAATATCTCCGAAAAATAGATTCTGATGAAAATCATTTTTATAGAGATCTGTATAAAACTAGACTCATTAATAAGTTATATAGTTCTATTACAAGCAAAACAACTGTTAGTGACTCAGAGATAGTTAATTACTATAATACCAATAAGAATCAGTTTAAAAAGAGAAAAATCATAGACATTTTTCTAAAGGTGGAGAATGAAGAGGAGGATGCTCGAAAAAGAGAAATTGCAAATAAAATAGTTTCTGAATTAAAAAAAGGAGAGAATTTTGAAAAATTGGTCAAAAAGTACTCAGAGGATGATAGTGCGAGTACAACAAAAGGAATAATTGATTACTTTAGAAAAGGCGAAAAAGAAGCAGAGTATGGTAGTGTTTTTGAAGAAGAGGTGTTTAAATTAGCTGTTGGACAAATCAGTAATGTAATAAAGACAGTTAAAGGCTATCATATAGTAAAAGTACTTGATGAAAAATATATGCCTCTTGATGAAGTTAAAGAAGAAATTCAATCAAAGTTGATGAAACAAAAGAAAGACGAAGCTTTTAGGTTATACATTGAAAATTTAAAAAAATTATCTAAAATCAATGTTTATAAGGATAGAACAAAAGATCTTTAA
- a CDS encoding glycoside hydrolase family 48 protein, which translates to MRRGIALFIAIIFLCTVMYSLTFPVKAESIVTTQKYIWKNVKIEGGGGFITGIVFNPKEKNLVYVRTDIGGAYRSTDGGNTWTQLMNWVSFDEWNLLGVESIATDPVDPNRLYIAAGTYTNSWTNMNGVLLRSKDKGNTFERTPLPFKLGGNMPGRNMGERLAIDPNHNNILYLGTREGNGLWKSIDYGVTWKKVENFPNPGTYVEDPNCPHDYLNHITGVVWVVFDPTSGKPGEGSKVIYVGVADKNTSIYYTKDGGQTWEALPGQPTGLLPQHAKLSSDGMLYITYSNTQGPYNGDYGEVWRYNTKTGEWKNISPMPAKDTYFGYGGLAVDAQNPKVVMVAALSSWWPDTYIWRSTDGGETWKCIWEWAGYPNRTLHYTMDISAAPWLNFGITNPIPPETSPKLGWMVAALEIDPFNSDRMLYGTGATLYGCDDLTKWDKGEKITIKVKGIGIEETSVAALVSPPIGPHLFSAIYDIAGFRHDDLEKAPNWTYTQPNMGSTTDIDYAELNPNFMVRVGNVDKTWNPNTNRIGFSYDGGKSWFQGNQEPQGMTEGGTVAAAADASVVVWAPKGAPVSYSTDNGNTWYQCANVPSGAIVYSDRVNPNKFYAFKDGKFYISSDKGKTFVQSPASGLPTSGNFKAVPGREGDIWLVGNNGMWHSVDGGYTFTKIGNVEEAASIGFGKPAEGKTYPAIYTYAKINGIRGIFRSDDAGASWVRINDDNNQFGCANADITGDQRVYGRVFVATNGLGIKWGEIADSATIPTSTPAPTVTATLTPTPTATPTPTPTPTPTPTSTATPTPTPTPTPTSTPTATPTATPTPTPTPSSTPVAGGQIKVLYANKETNSTTNTIRPWLKVVNTGSSSIDLSRVTIRYWYTVDGDKAQSAISDWAQIGASNVTFKFVKLSSSVSGADYYLEIGFKSGAGQLQAGKDTGEIQIRFNKDDWSNYNQGNDWSWMQSMTSYGENVKVTAYIDGVLVWGQEPSGATPTPTATPAPTVTPTPTPAPTPTPTPTPTATPTATPTPTPTPTPTPTATPTVTATPTPTPSSTPVAGGQIKVLYANKETNSTTNTIRPWLKVVNTGSSSIDLSRVTIRYWYTVDGDKAQSAISDWAQIGASNVTFKFVKLSSSVSGADYYLEIGFKSGAGQLQAGKDTGEIQIRFNKDDWSNYNQGNDWSWMQSMTSYGENVKVTAYIDGVLVWGQEPSGATPTPTATPAPTVTPTPTPAPTPTPTPTPTATPTATPTPTPTPTPTPTATPTVTATPTPTPSSTPSVLGEYGQRFMWLWNKIHDPANGYFNQDGIPYHSVETLICEAPDYGHLTTSEAFSYYVWLEAVYGKLTGDWSKFKTAWDTLEKYMIPSAEDQPMRSYDPNKPATYAGEWETPDKYPSPLEFNVPVGKDPLHNELVSTYGSTLMYGMHWLMDVDNWYGYGKRGDGVSRASFINTFQRGPEESVWETVPHPSWEEFKWGGPNGFLDLFIKDQNYSKQWRYTDAPDADARAIQATYWAKVWAKEQGKFNEISSYVAKAAKMGDYLRYAMFDKYFKPLGCQDKNAAGGTGYDSAHYLLSWYYAWGGALDGAWSWKIGSSHVHFGYQNPMAAWALANDSDMKPKSPNGASDWAKSLKRQIEFYRWLQSAEGAIAGGATNSWNGRYEKYPAGTATFYGMAYEPNPVYHDPGSNTWFGFQAWSMQRVAEYYYVTGDKDAGALLEKWVSWVKSVVKLNSDGTFAIPSTLDWSGQPDTWNGAYTGNSNLHVKVVDYGTDLGITASLANALLYYSAGTKKYGVFDEGAKNLAKELLDRMWKLYRDEKGLSAPEKRADYKRFFEQEVYIPAGWIGKMPNGDVIKSGVKFIDIRSKYKQDPDWPKLEAAYKSGQAPEFRYHRFWAQCDIAIANATYEILFGNQ; encoded by the coding sequence ATGCGAAGGGGTATAGCGTTATTTATTGCAATTATCTTTTTATGTACAGTAATGTATAGCTTAACTTTTCCAGTGAAGGCAGAGAGTATAGTCACCACTCAAAAATACATTTGGAAAAATGTAAAAATTGAAGGTGGCGGCGGTTTTATTACGGGAATAGTTTTTAATCCTAAAGAAAAAAACTTAGTTTATGTAAGAACAGATATTGGCGGTGCTTACAGAAGTACAGATGGTGGCAATACGTGGACACAGCTTATGAATTGGGTTAGTTTTGATGAGTGGAATTTATTAGGCGTAGAAAGTATAGCAACAGATCCTGTTGATCCAAATCGACTCTACATTGCTGCTGGTACTTACACTAATAGTTGGACAAATATGAATGGGGTCCTTTTACGTTCAAAAGATAAAGGTAATACATTTGAACGTACTCCTTTACCATTCAAATTGGGCGGTAATATGCCTGGTCGAAATATGGGAGAGAGATTAGCTATTGATCCGAATCACAATAATATCTTATATTTAGGTACACGCGAAGGAAATGGACTATGGAAAAGTATAGATTATGGCGTAACGTGGAAAAAAGTAGAGAACTTCCCGAACCCAGGAACATATGTTGAAGACCCGAATTGTCCTCATGATTATTTGAATCATATTACAGGTGTAGTATGGGTTGTATTTGATCCAACGAGCGGTAAACCCGGAGAAGGAAGCAAAGTGATTTATGTAGGGGTAGCTGATAAAAATACAAGCATATACTATACAAAAGATGGTGGGCAAACATGGGAGGCACTACCAGGACAACCTACAGGTTTACTTCCACAACATGCAAAGTTAAGCTCAGATGGGATGCTGTATATAACATATAGCAATACTCAGGGCCCTTACAACGGTGACTATGGAGAAGTATGGAGATATAATACTAAAACTGGCGAATGGAAGAACATAAGTCCAATGCCAGCAAAAGATACTTATTTTGGATATGGAGGATTAGCTGTTGATGCTCAAAATCCAAAGGTGGTAATGGTAGCAGCTTTGAGTTCATGGTGGCCTGATACTTATATTTGGCGTAGTACAGATGGCGGTGAAACATGGAAGTGTATATGGGAATGGGCTGGATATCCTAACAGAACGCTTCACTATACTATGGATATTTCTGCAGCTCCATGGTTGAATTTTGGTATTACGAATCCAATTCCTCCCGAGACAAGTCCAAAGCTTGGTTGGATGGTTGCAGCCCTTGAGATTGATCCATTTAACTCTGATAGAATGTTATATGGGACAGGTGCTACGTTATATGGGTGTGATGATTTAACTAAATGGGATAAAGGTGAAAAGATAACAATTAAAGTAAAAGGAATTGGAATAGAAGAAACATCAGTTGCAGCATTAGTAAGCCCACCAATCGGACCACATTTATTTAGTGCAATATACGATATTGCTGGGTTTAGACATGATGATTTGGAGAAAGCACCCAACTGGACATATACTCAACCCAATATGGGTTCGACTACTGATATAGATTACGCTGAATTGAATCCAAACTTTATGGTGCGTGTAGGGAATGTTGACAAAACATGGAATCCAAACACAAATAGAATTGGTTTTTCGTATGATGGTGGGAAATCATGGTTCCAAGGTAATCAAGAACCTCAAGGAATGACAGAAGGTGGAACAGTTGCTGCAGCTGCTGATGCTAGTGTAGTTGTGTGGGCACCAAAAGGAGCTCCTGTATCCTATTCCACAGACAATGGTAATACATGGTATCAATGTGCCAATGTACCTTCCGGAGCGATTGTATACTCTGATAGAGTTAATCCAAACAAGTTTTATGCTTTTAAAGATGGAAAATTCTACATTAGTAGTGACAAAGGAAAAACCTTTGTTCAATCACCAGCTTCTGGCTTGCCAACAAGCGGGAACTTTAAAGCTGTTCCTGGTCGTGAAGGTGATATATGGTTAGTCGGCAATAATGGAATGTGGCATTCGGTTGATGGTGGTTATACGTTTACAAAAATTGGAAATGTAGAAGAAGCAGCAAGTATTGGGTTTGGTAAACCTGCAGAGGGAAAAACATATCCGGCAATCTACACTTATGCAAAGATAAATGGAATCAGAGGAATATTTAGATCTGATGATGCAGGTGCAAGTTGGGTAAGAATAAATGATGATAATAATCAATTTGGTTGTGCTAATGCAGACATTACTGGAGACCAAAGAGTATATGGAAGAGTATTCGTTGCTACTAATGGTTTAGGAATAAAATGGGGTGAAATTGCTGATAGTGCTACAATTCCAACATCAACGCCAGCACCAACAGTAACTGCTACACTGACCCCAACACCAACTGCTACACCAACGCCAACACCAACACCAACACCAACACCAACATCAACTGCTACACCAACACCGACACCTACACCAACACCAACGTCAACACCAACTGCTACACCAACAGCAACGCCAACACCAACACCGACGCCGAGCAGCACACCTGTAGCAGGTGGACAGATAAAGGTATTGTATGCTAACAAGGAGACAAATAGCACAACAAATACGATAAGGCCATGGTTGAAGGTAGTGAACACTGGAAGTAGCAGCATAGATTTGAGCAGGGTAACGATAAGGTACTGGTACACGGTAGATGGGGACAAGGCACAGAGTGCGATATCAGACTGGGCACAGATAGGAGCAAGCAATGTGACATTCAAGTTTGTGAAGCTGAGCAGTAGCGTAAGTGGAGCGGACTATTATTTAGAGATAGGATTTAAGAGTGGAGCTGGGCAGTTGCAGGCTGGTAAAGACACAGGGGAGATACAGATAAGGTTTAACAAGGATGACTGGAGCAATTACAATCAGGGGAATGACTGGTCATGGATGCAGAGCATGACGAGTTATGGAGAGAATGTGAAGGTAACAGCGTATATAGATGGTGTATTGGTATGGGGACAGGAGCCGAGTGGAGCGACACCAACACCGACAGCAACACCAGCACCGACAGTGACACCGACACCCACACCAGCACCAACTCCAACCCCGACCCCAACACCAACTGCTACACCAACAGCAACGCCAACACCAACACCGACGCCAACACCAACCCCAACCGCGACACCAACAGTAACAGCAACACCAACACCGACGCCGAGCAGCACACCTGTAGCAGGTGGACAGATAAAGGTATTGTATGCTAACAAGGAGACAAATAGCACAACAAATACGATAAGGCCATGGTTGAAGGTAGTGAACACTGGAAGCAGCAGCATAGATTTGAGCAGGGTAACGATAAGGTACTGGTACACGGTAGATGGGGACAAGGCACAGAGTGCGATATCAGACTGGGCACAGATAGGAGCAAGCAATGTGACATTCAAGTTTGTGAAGCTGAGCAGTAGCGTAAGTGGAGCGGACTATTATTTAGAGATAGGATTTAAGAGTGGAGCTGGGCAGTTGCAGGCTGGTAAAGACACAGGGGAGATACAGATAAGGTTTAACAAGGATGACTGGAGCAATTACAATCAGGGGAATGACTGGTCATGGATGCAGAGCATGACGAGTTATGGAGAGAATGTGAAGGTAACAGCGTATATAGATGGTGTATTGGTATGGGGACAGGAGCCGAGTGGAGCGACACCAACACCGACAGCAACACCAGCACCGACAGTGACACCGACACCCACACCAGCACCAACTCCAACCCCGACCCCAACACCAACTGCTACACCAACAGCAACGCCAACACCAACACCGACGCCAACACCAACCCCAACCGCGACACCAACAGTAACAGCAACACCAACACCGACGCCGAGCAGCACACCGAGTGTGCTTGGCGAATATGGGCAGAGGTTTATGTGGTTATGGAACAAGATACATGATCCTGCGAACGGGTATTTTAACCAGGATGGGATACCATATCATTCGGTAGAGACATTGATATGCGAAGCACCTGATTATGGTCATTTGACCACGAGTGAGGCATTTTCGTACTATGTATGGTTAGAGGCAGTGTATGGTAAGTTAACGGGTGACTGGAGCAAATTTAAGACAGCATGGGACACATTAGAGAAGTATATGATACCATCAGCGGAAGATCAGCCGATGAGGTCATATGATCCTAACAAGCCAGCGACATACGCAGGGGAGTGGGAGACACCGGACAAGTATCCATCGCCGTTGGAGTTTAATGTACCTGTTGGCAAAGACCCGTTGCATAATGAACTTGTGAGCACATATGGTAGCACATTAATGTATGGTATGCACTGGTTGATGGACGTAGACAACTGGTATGGATATGGCAAGAGAGGGGACGGAGTAAGTCGGGCATCATTTATCAACACGTTCCAGAGAGGGCCTGAGGAGTCTGTATGGGAGACGGTGCCGCATCCGAGCTGGGAGGAATTCAAGTGGGGCGGACCGAATGGATTTTTAGATTTGTTTATTAAGGATCAGAACTATTCGAAGCAGTGGAGATATACGGATGCACCAGATGCTGATGCGAGAGCTATTCAGGCTACTTATTGGGCGAAAGTATGGGCGAAGGAGCAAGGTAAGTTTAATGAGATAAGCAGCTATGTAGCGAAGGCAGCGAAGATGGGAGACTATTTAAGGTATGCGATGTTTGACAAGTATTTCAAGCCATTAGGATGTCAGGATAAGAATGCGGCTGGAGGAACGGGGTATGACAGTGCACATTATCTGCTATCATGGTATTATGCATGGGGTGGAGCATTGGATGGAGCATGGTCATGGAAGATAGGGAGCAGCCATGTGCACTTTGGATATCAGAATCCGATGGCGGCATGGGCATTAGCGAATGATAGTGATATGAAGCCGAAGTCGCCGAATGGAGCGAGTGACTGGGCAAAGAGTTTGAAGAGGCAGATAGAATTTTACAGGTGGTTACAGTCAGCGGAGGGAGCGATAGCAGGAGGCGCGACAAATTCATGGAATGGCAGATATGAGAAGTATCCAGCAGGGACAGCAACATTTTATGGAATGGCATATGAACCGAATCCGGTATATCATGATCCTGGGAGCAACACATGGTTTGGATTCCAGGCATGGTCGATGCAGAGGGTAGCGGAGTATTACTATGTGACAGGAGATAAGGACGCAGGAGCACTGCTTGAGAAGTGGGTAAGCTGGGTTAAGAGTGTAGTGAAGTTGAATAGTGATGGTACGTTTGCGATACCGTCGACGCTTGATTGGAGCGGACAACCTGATACATGGAACGGGGCGTATACAGGGAATAGCAACTTACATGTTAAGGTAGTGGACTATGGTACTGACTTAGGAATAACAGCGTCATTGGCGAATGCGTTGTTGTACTATAGTGCAGGGACGAAGAAGTATGGGGTATTTGATGAGGGAGCGAAGAATTTAGCGAAGGAATTGCTGGACAGGATGTGGAAGTTGTACAGGGATGAGAAGGGATTGTCAGCGCCAGAGAAGAGAGCGGACTACAAGAGGTTCTTTGAGCAAGAGGTATATATACCGGCAGGATGGATAGGGAAGATGCCGAATGGAGATGTAATAAAGAGTGGAGTTAAGTTTATAGACATAAGGAGCAAGTATAAACAAGATCCTGATTGGCCGAAGTTAGAGGCGGCATACAAGTCAGGGCAGGCACCTGAGTTCAGATATCACAGGTTCTGGGCACAGTGCGACATAGCAATAGCTAATGCAACATATGAAATACTGTTTGGCAATCAATAA